The following DNA comes from Anopheles coustani chromosome 2, idAnoCousDA_361_x.2, whole genome shotgun sequence.
gcaatgGAATGCATGAATAATTTTGctgtgtaatatttttttaaacaatccaCATGAATTATTAAGATTCAAAGTCAAAGAGGCATACATATGTAGAAGAAGTTAGACTTATTTTGCTACAAAATTGTTTATTATCATCATTATTATCTACTAGCAGCTTGTCTTAGTAGATTTATTCGCATTGCCCGTCCGATGGATCGTCCCCAGTATTGCTTGCGATAATTTCATCGATCCAGTCACGCACCGCAGAAACCAGTGTGTAAACTCCAGGGAAGGACGCATCCGCACAACCTGCTCCGTGCGAGATCAATCCAACGAGCTGTCCATCATGAACGGCCGGTCCTCCCGAATCGTAGACACAGGCATCTTTTCCCGGCGCGCTTGCGCAGAACATAGTATCCGTCACTGAGATTGCGCCTTCAGGATACTGACTCCGACACTCCGTGCGATCAACGACAGTTACTTCGACGGCACGCAGTAGATGGTCGTCATCGGTAGGTGAGGATATTGTAGGATCAATTCGACCGTACCCAGAGACAAACACTGTATCGCCTGCTACGACGGGAGTTCCCGGCGGCGCCATCCGTATGCAGCGTACCCGATCGGAAAACTGGACTTCATGAGACACACTCATCTTCATCAGGGCGACGTCGTAGTCCAGAGGCTTTCTAGTGAATTCTGGATGCACGAATATAGCTACCACGAAGGCATCCATTTCTCCATCCACATTAGCATTGTCGGTTCCGTATCGGACGATGAATTGGTTCGCTTCTATTGTACCACCACCAACATAGACAACACAGTGTCCTGCCGTGAGGATCCAGCGAGGTGCTATGACCACTCCTCCACAGTGAAGTGATCCCGTAATGTAGATCGCCGCCTGATATGGTGCCTCGGTGATGGGAATCAACCTACCGCCGACGATAAGGTTGGAAGTCGTTGCAAGAACGAAGGACAAGAGCGTCAACAGAAATATGGTTAGCAGGTTCCACAGGGTTGGCATGTCGCATGTACCTAGTTTAGTTCCTACCCGTTTACTACCCGTTCATATCGCAAGTTACCCTAGGTATAAGGGAATGATGAGAGCTTGAATCGGAATTAAATCCGCTTGGATGTGGTACTTCTTGAACATTGGTGTGTttaatcaaaaagaaaaacaaaccacgttAAATTAACATGTATGACGAGGATATATAAGCAACGCAAATTCAGTTTAAACATGAGTTTTTCAGCTTGATGGTTGTACAGTCGTTTGGTTTTCATGCATAGTAAAACATTAACGACATATCCACTGCAACAACTCGTCCAGTTCTTGTAACTCTTTCCCGTTCTATTAAAAACTCGTATTGTGGAAGTACTAAAACATACCGTTTTATTTCACCCACCCCCGCCACCATCACAAACAAATCGGTTCATCCACCGGCCATAAATTAAAAGATCGTTGCCTTCGCTCCCCACCCGAAACATCATTCACGCTTCCATTCGGAACCcttttgctaaaaactcgtctCAAC
Coding sequences within:
- the LOC131264286 gene encoding trypsin-7-like; translation: MPTLWNLLTIFLLTLLSFVLATTSNLIVGGRLIPITEAPYQAAIYITGSLHCGGVVIAPRWILTAGHCVVYVGGGTIEANQFIVRYGTDNANVDGEMDAFVVAIFVHPEFTRKPLDYDVALMKMSVSHEVQFSDRVRCIRMAPPGTPVVAGDTVFVSGYGRIDPTISSPTDDDHLLRAVEVTVVDRTECRSQYPEGAISVTDTMFCASAPGKDACVYDSGGPAVHDGQLVGLISHGAGCADASFPGVYTLVSAVRDWIDEIIASNTGDDPSDGQCE